A window of Ictalurus furcatus strain D&B chromosome 18, Billie_1.0, whole genome shotgun sequence contains these coding sequences:
- the kif4 gene encoding kinesin family member 4: MTKEEDKVIPVRVALRCRPLVPKELNEGCQSCLTFVPGEPQVVVGNDKAFTYDYVFDPTTEQEEVFNAAVSPLLSGLFKGYNATVLAYGQTGSGKTFSMGGTYTSAQENDPTVGVIPRVVQKIFQEKDKMADCEFLLSVSYLEIYNEEILDLLCTSKDKPVISIREDPKEGIKIVGLTEKEVFTTQEMVGCLETGNSARTVGSTAMNAASSRSHAIFTVSLEQRRGGDKNDVMVSKLHLVDLAGSERQKKTKAEGDRLKEGISINRGLLSLGNVISALGDESKKGTFVPYRDSKLTRLLQDSLGGNSHTLMIACVSPADSNIEETINTLRYADRARKIKNKPVLNVDPRAAEMKRLKQQVQELQVMLLHARGGVAPVLSGSEEAENVSKILARNRSLQEQNSKLSRELSEAAGQTALMCERVILTEQVNEKLQSKLEELRQHAACKVDLQKMVETLEDQELKENVEVVRSLQHLILELQHESVGIAATIDAMTSGNSTSLEVDADSSAADTSRSPATGSPEASNAEAQAKDSPEMFTTQHALRQAQMSKELIELNKVLALKEAFVKKMCQNDSHLEPIQTEYQESIKHLQAEVGSLQKEKEDLILALHSAKKDTNQAKLSEQRRKRLQELEGQMTELKKKLQDQSKLLKLKESSVRSVTKLNQEIQAMKAQRVQLMRQMKEDSEKFRVWKQKKDKEVLQLKEKDRKRQYEMLKLERDFQKQASVLRRKTEEAAAANKRLKDALQKRSEVAEKRKDTQNRGMEGIAGRVKAWLLNEVEVLVSTEEARRHLQDLLEDRKMLAEEIVQLRQQMESGEKPVAKIRRRTLTISELEGKGKLEASISKQVDSLQTEMDLRSAQIADLQQKVLDADNEGRMKQRWDSITTIVEAKSALKILMSEIVASKTANAKLESELKQERANHVDLQKVLCDERKLMSAMDMEHQSHLVELEQRHQEKVLYLLSQLQNKPVEEEKQETSKRERELLQRLKFQEEELEKMQELTEQNQKLLEELEQYKQKLLLAQLSSAKKAPVGASESPDTSFEYVPPKPKAKMSTARAPVQEPAIDLDELVSPSESEEEDEWRPEKKERNRRGSKKSKMTGCACKGRCVNKLCRCRKGRMTCGKNCLCDHEKCRNMDNHSSMDVAEINNTSKDSVSIPEDPTAVSPRDATFFRPPCVPPTKKEIGDISNLSSVLKLEKKPVLADLDSDSEESEESIMPSFLRKNKRGLNNFKNSFFSGCTPVREES, encoded by the exons ATGACTAAGGAGGAGGACAAAGTGATCCCGGTCCGTGTGGCTCTCCGCTGCCGCCCTCTGGTTCCCAAAGAGCTGAATGAAGGATGCCAGAGCTGTCTAACCTTCGTGCCCGGAGAGCCACAG GTGGTGGTGGGCAACGATAAAGCGTTCACATACGACTACGTGTTCGATCCCACGACAGAGCAGGAGGAAGTGTTCAACGCGGCCGTGTCGCCTTTACTCTCTGGCCTCTTCAAGG GTTATAATGCCACGGTGCTCGCGTACGGACAGACCGGCTCAGGAAAGACTTTCTCCATGGGAGGCACCTACACGTCCGCACAGGAGAACGACCCTACCGTGGGCGTCATCCCCAGAGTGGTCCAGAAAATCTTTCAGGAAAAAGACAAGATGGCTGACTGCGAGTTCCTCCTCTCTGTTTCCTATCTCGAG ATTTACAACGAAGAGATTTTGGATCTTCTATGTACGTCAAAGGACAAACCGGTGATTAGCATCAGAGAAGATCCGAAGGAAGGCATCAAA ATTGTAGGTCTGACGGAGAAGGAGGTGTTCACCACTCAGGAGATGGTGGGCTGTCTGGAGACGGGGAACTCTGCTCGTACCGTGGGCTCCACGGCCATGAACGCCGCCTCGTCCCGCTCCCACGCCATCTTCACCGTCAGCCTGGAACAGCGCCGCGGAGGCGACAA AAATGATGTCATGGTCTCCAAACTGCACTTGGTAGACCTCGCTGGATCCGAGAGGCAGAAGAAAACTAAAGCTGAAGGAGATCGTCTCAAAGAGG GAATCAGCATAAACCGAGGCCTTCTGTCTTTGGGAAACGTGATCAGCGCGCTTGGAGACGAGAGCAAAAAGGGCACGTTCGTGCCTTACAGAGACTCCAAGTTGACTCGTCTGCTGCAGg ACTCTTTGGGAGGGAACAGTCACACCTTAATGATCGCGTGCGTCAGTCCGGCCGACTCGAACATCGAGGAGACCATCAACACGCTGCGTTATGCAGACCGCGCACGTAAAATCAAGAACAAGCCGGTTCTCAACGTGGATCCTCGAGCCGCTGAGATGAAACGGCTCAAGCAGCAG GTGCAAGAGCTTCAGGTGATGTTGTTGCACGCTCGAGGAGGCGTGGCTCCTGTTCTTTCAGG GTCCGAGGAGGCCGAGAACGTGTCGAAGATTCTGGCGCGTAACCGTAGTCTACAGGAGCAGAACAGCAAGCTGAGTCGAGAGCTGAGCGAGGCCGCAGGACAGACCGCCCTCATGTGTGAGAGGGTCATCCTG ACGGAGCAAGTCAACGAGAAACTTCAGAGCAAGTTAGAGGAACTGAGGCAGCATGCTGC TTGTAAAGTGGACCTTCAGAAGATGGTGGAGACCCTGGAGGATCAGGAGCTGAAGGAGAACGTGGAGGTCGTCCGAAGCCTTCAGCATCTCATCCTGGAGCTACAA CACGAGAGTGTAGGGATCGCGGCCACCATCGACGCCATGACCTCGGGCAACTCCACGTCTCTGGAGGTCGACGCGGACAGCAGCGCTGCAGACACCAGCCGCAGTCCTGCTACCGGCTCGCCTGAG GCAAGCAATGCTGAAGCTCAGGCCAAGGACTCCCCAGAGATGTTCACTACCCAGCATGCTCTGAGGCAGGCTCAGATGTCCAAGGAGCTCATTGAGCTCAATAAAGTCCTCGCACTTAAAGAGGCCTTTGTCAAGAAAATGTGTCAGAATGACAGTCACCTGGAGCCGATACAAACAGAATATCAG GAGAGCATCAAACACCTCCAGGCTGAGGTCGGATCCCtacagaaagagaaggaagatcTGATCCTCGCTCTTCACTCTGCTAAGAAAGACACCAATCAAGCAAA ACTGAGTGAGCAGCGCAGGAAGAGGCTACAGGAGTTGGAAGGGCAGATGACGGAGCTGAAGAAGAAACTGCAGGACCAGTCCAAGCTTCTGAAGCTTAAAGAGTCCTCAGTGCGCAGCGTCACTAAGCTTAATCAGGAGATTCAG GCTATGAAGGCCCAGCGAGTGCAGCTGATGAGGCAGATGAAGGAGGACTCTGAGAAATTCCGTGTATGGAAGCAGAAGAAAGATAAAGAAGTtttgcagctgaaagaaaag GATCGTAAACGGCAGTACGAGATGCTGAAGCTGGAAAGGGATTTCCAGAAACAGGCGAGCGTTCTGCGGCGCAAAACTGAGGAG GCGGCCGCAGCTAATAAACGCCTGAAGGACGCTCTTCAGAAAAGGAGTGAAGTGGCCGAGAAACGCAAAGACACGCAGAACCGCGGTATGGAGGGCATCGCAGGCAGAGTGAAG GCGTGGCTGCTGAATGAGGTGGAGGTGCTGGTGAGTACGGAGGAGGCTCGACGCCACCTACAGGACCTGCTTGAGGACAGGAAGATGTTGGCTGAGGAGATCGTACAACTCCGCCAGCAGATGGAGTCTGGAGAGAAACCCGTGGCTAAAATCCGC CGCCGCACCCTGACCATCTCCGAGCTGGAGGGGAAAGGAAAGCTGGAGGCTTCCATCAGTAAACAAGTGGACAGCCTGCAGACTGAGATGGACCTCAG GAGTGCTCAGATCGCCGACCTGCAGCAGAAGGTTCTGGACGCTGATAACGAAGGCCGAATGAAGCAGCGCTGGGACTCGATCACCACCATCGTGGAGGCCAAGAGTGCCTTGAAAATTCTCATGTCTGAG ATTGTGGCGTCCAAGACGGCAAACGCGAAGCTGGAGAGCGAGctgaagcaggagcgggcgaaCCACGTGGACCTGCAGAAGGTGCTGTGTGACGAGAGGAAGCTGATGTCTGCTATGGACATGGAGCACCAGAGCCACCTTGTGGAGCTCGAGCAGAGACACCAGGAAAAG GTTCTTTATCTCCTCAGTCAGTTACAGAACAAACCGGTGGAGGAGGAAAAGCAGGAGACGTctaagagggagagagagctgcTACAGCGTTTGAAGTTTCAG GAAGAGGAGCTTGAGAAGATGCAAGAACTCACTGAGCAAAACCAGAAACTCCTGGAAGAACTTGAACAATACAAACAG AAATTACTTCTGGCTCAGCTGTCCAGCGCGAAGAAAGCACCTGTGGGAGCGAGCGAATCACCGGACACGTCATTTGAATATGTTCCTCCTAAG CCTAAAGCCAAAATGTCCACGGCGAGAGCACCTGTGCAGGAACCCGCCATCGACCTGGACGAGCTGGTGTCTCCATCGGAGtctgaggaggaggacgagTGGCGTCcggagaagaaggagagaaacaGACGAGGCTCTAAGAAGTCTAAAATGACTGGG TGTGCGTGTAAGGGCCGGTGCGTCAATAAACTGTGCCGCTGCCGCAAAGGACGAATGACGTGCGGCAAGAACTGTCTCTGCGACCACGAGAAGTGTCGCAACATGGACAACCATTCCAGCATg GATGTTGCTGAGATAAACAACACGTCCAAAGACTCTGTTTCTATTCCTGAAGACCCCACAGCTGTAAGCCCTCGAGATGCCACCTTCTTCAGACCTCCTTGTGTTCCACCAACTAAAAAG gaAATCGGAGACATCAGCAACCTGTCGTCAGTTCTGAAGCTGGAGAAGAAGCCCGTCCTCGCTGACCTGGACAGCGACAGTGAGGAATCCGAGGAGTCCATCATGCCCAGCTTTCTGCGCAAGAACAAGAGAGGACTGAACAACTTCAAGAACAGTTTCTTCTCCGGCTGTACTCCTGTACGTGAGGAATCCTGA
- the rnf121 gene encoding RING finger protein 121, whose translation MAGVFEVEVDGVEHDHDHGHGHDNEAAQVDLSHLSAEEKWRLEHARMHAKHKGHEAMHAEMVLILIVTLVVAQLVLVQWKQRHAKSYNLVTLFQMWVVPLYFTTKLHWWRFLVTWSIFSIVTAFITFRATRKPLECTTPRLVYKWFLLLYKISYTTGIVGYSVVMFTLFGLNLIFRIKPEDSMDFGVSMLFYGLYYGVLGRDFAEMCADFMASTVGYYSASGMPTKHLSDSICAVCGQPILVSVDEEGIMENTYRLSCNHVFHEFCIRGWCIVGKKQTCPYCKEKVDLKRMFSNPWERPHVMYGQLLDWLRYLVAWQPVIIGLVQGINYILGLE comes from the exons ATGGCGGGGGTGTTTGAGGTGGAGGTTGACGGCGTCGAACACGACCACGATCACGGACACGGACACGACAACGAAGCCGCTCAG GTCGACCTCTCGCACCTTTCAGCGGAGGAGAAGtggag ACTGGAACATGCGAGAATGCACGCCAAACACAAAGGGCACGAAGCCATGCACGCCGAGATGGTGCTCATCCTCATCGTCACGCTCGTCGTAGCTCAGCTTGTCCTGGTGCAGTGGAAACAGCGGCACGCCAAGTCCTACAAC TTGGTGACCCTGTTCCAGATGTGGGTGGTGCCTCTTTACTTCACCACGAAGCTGCACTGGTGGAGATTCTTGGTGACGTGGTCCATCTTCTCTATCGTCACCGCTTTCATCACGTTCCGTGCCACTCGCAAACCTCTGGAATGCACGACGCCGAG attGGTTTACAAATGGTTTCTCCTCTTGTACAAGATCAGCTACACGACAGGCATTGTGGGATACAGTGTAGTCATGTTCACACTGTTTGGACTCAATTTGATATTTAG AATAAAGCCGGAAGATTCCATGGATTTTGGCGTCTCCATGCTGTTTTACGGACTCTATTACGGCGTCCTAGGCAGGGATTTTGCAGAGATGTGTGCAGACTTCATGGCTTCTACAGTAGGG tattacagtgcatccggaatgCCCACTAAACACCTCTCGGACAGCATCTGCGCCGTGTGCGGTCAGCCCATCCTGGTGAGCGTGGACGAAGAGGGAATCATGGAGAACACCTACAGGCTCTCCTGCAACCATGT ATTCCACGAGTTCTGCATACGAGggtggtgcattgtgggtaagaAACAGACATGCCCATACTGCAAAGAAAAGGTGGACCTGAAGAGAATGTTCAGTAATCC GTGGGAGAGGCCTCACGTCATGTACGGACAGCTACTGGACTGGCTTCGCTATCTCGTAGCCTGGCAACCCGTCATAATCGGACTAGTGCAGGGCATCAACTACATCCTGGGTCTGGAGTGA